A genome region from Luteimonas galliterrae includes the following:
- a CDS encoding sugar MFS transporter encodes MSATATVSRPASQATSIAIIGALFFIIGFFTWINGPLITFVRLAFDLDEVRAFFVVFVFYISYFVLALPAAWALKRTGMKKGLALSLMVMAIGAAMFGQFSTQRWYAGALSGLFVIGGGLALLQTAVNPYISILGPIESAARRIALMGICNKLAGIVGPIVIGAFVLHDIGDFASKVAVADAAAKLQMLDEFAAKIHVPYLMLAGVLLLTSVAVLFSPLPDLEASKVNAERDVGSGGGRRSVFQYPHLWLGVLCLFAYVGVEVLAGDAIGTYANGLGLPLDETKFLTAFTLGAMLIGYVVGLIVIPRFITQERYLTLSAALGILLACGAFATHGYVSVAFVAALGFANAMMWPAIFPLAIKGLGRFTETGSALLVMGIAGGAIIPQLFAVLKQQHDFQLIFAALAVPCYLYILYYAWRGHRAGMRAGG; translated from the coding sequence ATGTCCGCCACTGCAACCGTGTCCAGGCCTGCGAGCCAGGCGACGTCGATCGCCATCATCGGCGCGCTGTTCTTCATCATCGGATTCTTCACCTGGATCAACGGGCCGCTGATCACTTTCGTCAGGCTGGCCTTCGATTTGGACGAAGTACGAGCGTTCTTCGTCGTATTCGTCTTCTACATCTCCTACTTCGTGCTGGCTCTGCCTGCCGCATGGGCGCTCAAACGTACGGGCATGAAAAAAGGACTAGCGCTGAGCCTGATGGTCATGGCGATCGGCGCTGCGATGTTCGGACAATTTTCGACCCAGCGTTGGTATGCCGGCGCATTGTCGGGATTGTTCGTTATCGGTGGAGGACTGGCTCTGCTGCAGACTGCGGTCAATCCTTATATCAGTATCCTCGGCCCTATCGAGAGCGCCGCCAGGCGTATCGCACTGATGGGCATCTGCAACAAGCTTGCCGGCATCGTAGGTCCGATCGTGATCGGCGCGTTTGTGCTGCACGATATCGGCGACTTCGCTTCGAAAGTGGCGGTTGCCGACGCGGCAGCCAAGTTGCAGATGCTCGATGAGTTCGCGGCAAAGATTCATGTGCCTTATCTGATGCTGGCGGGCGTTTTGTTGCTGACAAGCGTTGCGGTGCTTTTTTCGCCGCTTCCCGACCTTGAAGCTTCCAAGGTGAATGCGGAACGCGATGTGGGTTCGGGCGGAGGCCGCCGCAGCGTGTTCCAGTATCCTCATCTTTGGTTAGGCGTCCTTTGTCTCTTCGCCTATGTTGGTGTGGAGGTTTTGGCAGGCGACGCGATCGGTACCTACGCTAACGGGCTCGGCTTGCCATTGGACGAGACGAAATTCCTCACGGCCTTTACTTTGGGCGCCATGCTGATCGGCTACGTCGTCGGACTCATAGTGATCCCGCGGTTCATCACGCAGGAGCGCTATCTCACGCTCTCGGCAGCGTTGGGTATCCTGTTGGCGTGCGGAGCTTTCGCGACGCACGGCTACGTTTCGGTGGCTTTCGTGGCCGCTCTAGGCTTCGCCAACGCGATGATGTGGCCGGCGATCTTCCCGCTGGCCATCAAAGGGCTCGGCCGTTTCACCGAAACGGGTTCCGCGCTGTTAGTCATGGGTATCGCTGGCGGTGCAATCATTCCTCAGCTATTCGCGGTACTGAAGCAGCAGCATGACTTTCAGCTGATATTCGCGGCTCTAGCAGTCCCTTGCTACCTGTATATCCTCTACTACGCCTGGCGCGGCCATCGCGCTGGCATGCGAGCTGGCGGCTGA
- a CDS encoding glucokinase family protein, translating to MGEPVVAIASPLPVDTARPSAPFIAADVGGTHVRIGLVRASGDPAHPISVLSYRKYVCAEHAGLAEILEDFIAALEGVAVQEGAIASAGYPLEDGSLITANLPWRVSLSAIRERLGFREFRLVNDFEAVAHAAAYVDASEVLRLTGPETAPLGPTLVVGPGTGLGAAVWIPTGQRAVVLATEAGQAALTTGNALEMALLEHMLQQRSHVPTEHALSGPGLKNLYTALCALRGATPVHATPGDITAAALAGRDAHARESLDVFCGLLGSMVGDMALLYGVQGGIYLAGGILPQIREFLMRSSFVERFLNKGPMREALERIPVKLVEHGQLGVIGAASWYLQQREGA from the coding sequence ATGGGAGAACCCGTGGTCGCAATCGCCAGCCCCCTGCCGGTGGACACCGCAAGGCCGAGCGCGCCGTTCATCGCCGCCGACGTCGGCGGTACGCACGTCCGCATCGGCCTGGTGCGCGCCAGCGGCGATCCGGCGCACCCGATCAGCGTGCTCAGCTACCGCAAGTACGTCTGCGCCGAGCATGCCGGGCTAGCCGAGATCCTCGAAGACTTCATCGCCGCGCTGGAAGGCGTCGCCGTCCAGGAAGGCGCGATCGCCAGCGCCGGCTATCCGCTGGAAGACGGCTCGCTGATCACCGCCAACCTGCCCTGGCGCGTGTCCTTGAGCGCGATCCGCGAGCGCCTGGGTTTCCGCGAATTCCGCCTGGTCAACGATTTCGAAGCGGTCGCGCATGCCGCGGCCTACGTCGACGCGAGCGAAGTGCTGCGGCTGACCGGTCCGGAAACCGCGCCGCTGGGGCCGACGCTGGTCGTGGGTCCCGGCACGGGCCTGGGCGCCGCGGTCTGGATCCCGACCGGCCAGCGCGCCGTAGTACTCGCCACCGAGGCCGGCCAGGCCGCGCTGACCACCGGCAACGCGCTGGAAATGGCGCTGCTGGAACACATGCTGCAACAACGCAGCCACGTGCCGACCGAGCATGCGCTGTCCGGACCGGGATTGAAGAACCTCTACACGGCGCTGTGCGCGCTGCGCGGCGCCACGCCGGTGCATGCCACGCCCGGCGACATCACCGCCGCCGCGCTCGCGGGCCGCGACGCGCACGCGCGCGAAAGCCTGGACGTATTCTGCGGGCTGCTCGGCAGCATGGTCGGCGACATGGCGCTGCTGTACGGCGTGCAGGGCGGCATTTATCTGGCCGGCGGCATCCTGCCGCAGATCCGCGAATTCCTGATGCGCAGCAGCTTCGTCGAGCGCTTCCTCAACAAGGGGCCGATGCGCGAGGCGCTGGAACGCATTCCGGTGAAGCTGGTCGAGCACGGGCAACTGGGCGTGATCGGCGCGGCCAGCTGGTACCTGCAGCAACGGGAGGGCGCATGA
- a CDS encoding TonB-dependent receptor: MKYRKSVLSAAIVTCLGFVTHAHAQDAAVQTSQPAGQAQEEVKELDTITVVGIRASLQQALQTKRDANAVVEALSAEDLGEFPNTNVAEAMTQIPGVTIDRRFGQGERVSIDGTDPSLNLTFLDGHPVAQSIWLFGEQPNRGFDQTQIASEIIGRLEVYKSPEARLPEGSLGGTVLMHTRKPLDLDANSVAGTFGYNYNAQASEVKPSISALYSWKNAAETWGIAVAAQHYEEQVDRQGLEIFGYVPASTFPNAVGVDPNAQVPNFINAAWFQQTRKRDSVTANLQFKPSDELEFNLSALYIKEDFANYNQSMYNFLSLRPDQVDSLTGGGNGIVTGGHSGANSVVFYDNNVRASEPTTKGLDLTGAYYGDGWKLSGQIGQSKSDNELKQWFIEPAYTGGFSWDINRGITFDDPAAARDPANWRAEGFFGNHGIVKTETEDNYGQVDFSKSFDGTFNELLFGVRRHEHTEDLVSNVYGIAPVGNLAQVGTIGFTDIGGFAPDHGQHLYVGRQNVINWVNGAPPNFANPDAATFLNGTSSIEQTNSSAYVQANFGADRWRGNIGVRYVKAEIETTGFNLGSDPASLPAQPHWLVTRKNEDDYLLPSLNVAFDVTDDFLLRFAAAKVVAWAPYNQMSPSTFVNDTTLTASGGNTDLGAYESTNYNLSAEWYFAEESVLAASLFYKDIENFIETDVGVERLFNSLSDDADPGAFEDFVAQGLCTADGFCNYSVQRPRNAGKGEIKGFNLSYQQPFGETGFGIVANYTFADGETAAGNDLPYQSENQYNVSPYYEKGKFSARLTYGWRSEYLAGGFVAGAPPVSVDSYTDVGASLGWKFNDTVQLNFDAQNLLDEEYFQYFEEKFQPANRYTTGRRYQVSLQLKF, translated from the coding sequence ATGAAGTACCGCAAATCCGTGCTATCGGCGGCGATAGTCACCTGCTTGGGTTTCGTCACGCACGCCCACGCGCAGGACGCCGCAGTGCAGACCTCGCAGCCTGCCGGTCAGGCGCAGGAAGAAGTGAAGGAGCTGGACACGATCACCGTGGTCGGCATCCGCGCCAGCCTGCAACAGGCGCTGCAGACCAAGCGCGACGCCAACGCCGTGGTCGAGGCGCTCAGCGCCGAGGACCTGGGCGAGTTCCCCAATACCAACGTCGCCGAAGCGATGACGCAGATCCCCGGCGTCACCATCGACCGCCGCTTCGGCCAGGGCGAGCGGGTCAGCATCGACGGCACCGATCCCAGCCTCAACCTGACCTTCCTGGACGGCCATCCGGTGGCGCAGTCGATCTGGCTGTTCGGCGAGCAGCCCAACCGCGGCTTCGACCAGACCCAGATCGCCTCGGAAATCATCGGCCGCCTGGAAGTCTACAAGTCGCCCGAAGCGCGCCTGCCCGAAGGCAGCCTCGGCGGCACCGTGCTGATGCATACGCGCAAGCCGCTGGACCTGGACGCGAACAGCGTCGCCGGCACCTTCGGCTATAACTACAACGCGCAGGCCAGCGAGGTGAAGCCGAGCATCTCGGCGCTGTACAGCTGGAAGAACGCCGCCGAGACCTGGGGCATCGCCGTCGCCGCGCAGCATTACGAAGAGCAAGTGGATCGCCAGGGCTTGGAGATTTTCGGCTACGTGCCGGCGTCCACCTTCCCCAATGCGGTCGGCGTGGATCCCAATGCGCAGGTGCCGAACTTCATCAACGCCGCCTGGTTCCAGCAGACCCGCAAACGCGACAGCGTCACCGCCAACTTGCAGTTCAAGCCCAGCGACGAGTTGGAATTCAACTTGAGCGCGCTCTACATCAAGGAAGACTTCGCCAACTACAACCAGTCGATGTACAACTTCCTGTCGTTGCGTCCCGATCAAGTGGATTCGCTGACCGGCGGCGGCAACGGCATCGTCACCGGCGGCCATTCAGGCGCCAACAGCGTGGTGTTCTACGACAACAACGTGCGCGCGAGCGAGCCGACCACCAAGGGCCTGGACCTGACCGGCGCCTACTACGGCGACGGCTGGAAGCTGTCCGGCCAGATCGGCCAGAGCAAGTCCGACAATGAGCTCAAGCAGTGGTTCATCGAGCCGGCCTATACCGGCGGGTTCAGCTGGGACATCAACCGAGGCATCACCTTCGACGATCCGGCCGCCGCGCGAGATCCGGCCAACTGGCGCGCCGAAGGCTTCTTCGGCAACCATGGCATCGTCAAGACCGAAACCGAGGACAACTACGGCCAGGTCGACTTCAGCAAGAGTTTCGACGGCACCTTCAACGAACTGCTGTTCGGCGTGCGCCGCCACGAGCATACCGAGGATCTGGTCAGCAACGTCTACGGCATCGCGCCGGTGGGCAACCTGGCGCAGGTGGGCACGATCGGCTTCACCGATATCGGCGGCTTCGCGCCGGACCATGGCCAGCACCTGTACGTCGGCCGGCAGAACGTGATCAATTGGGTGAACGGCGCGCCGCCGAACTTCGCCAATCCCGATGCAGCTACATTCCTCAACGGCACCAGCTCGATCGAGCAGACCAACTCTTCGGCCTACGTACAGGCGAACTTCGGCGCCGACCGTTGGCGCGGCAACATCGGCGTGCGCTACGTCAAGGCCGAGATCGAGACCACGGGCTTCAATCTGGGCAGCGATCCGGCCTCGCTGCCGGCGCAACCGCATTGGCTGGTCACGCGCAAGAACGAGGACGACTACCTGCTGCCTTCGCTCAACGTGGCGTTCGACGTGACCGACGATTTCCTGTTGCGCTTCGCCGCCGCCAAGGTCGTCGCCTGGGCGCCGTACAACCAGATGTCGCCCAGCACCTTCGTCAACGACACCACGCTCACCGCCTCGGGCGGCAACACCGACCTGGGCGCCTACGAGTCCACCAACTACAACCTGTCGGCCGAGTGGTACTTCGCCGAGGAATCGGTGCTCGCCGCCTCGCTGTTCTACAAGGACATCGAGAACTTCATCGAAACCGATGTAGGCGTCGAGCGGCTGTTCAACTCGCTCAGCGACGACGCCGATCCGGGCGCGTTCGAGGATTTCGTCGCCCAGGGCCTGTGCACCGCGGACGGATTCTGCAACTACAGCGTGCAGCGCCCGCGCAACGCCGGCAAAGGCGAGATCAAGGGCTTCAACCTGAGCTACCAGCAGCCGTTCGGCGAGACCGGCTTCGGCATCGTCGCCAACTACACGTTCGCCGACGGCGAAACGGCGGCCGGCAACGACCTGCCCTACCAGTCGGAGAACCAGTACAACGTGAGCCCGTACTACGAGAAGGGCAAGTTCAGCGCGCGCCTGACCTACGGCTGGCGCAGCGAGTACCTGGCCGGCGGCTTCGTGGCGGGCGCACCGCCGGTGAGCGTGGACTCGTACACCGACGTGGGCGCGAGCCTGGGCTGGAAGTTCAACGACACGGTGCAGCTGAACTTCGACGCGCAGAACCTGCTCGACGAGGAATACTTCCAGTACTTCGAAGAGAAGTTCCAGCCGGCCAACCGCTACACCACCGGCCGCCGTTATCAGGTCTCGCTGCAGCTGAAGTTCTAA
- a CDS encoding family 20 glycosylhydrolase — MNVVRKILSRFRRGVLIATVAAACAGLAACERPPTKTEAAQSPVLIPAPAKLVARDGGYTLASASGIKTGDEASARVARYFSSLVERTHKLALKPSPGTDGAVVFAIDNSAPEGAEAYTLRITGQGVRVAARDERGLFYGAVTLWQLLGADGRLPAVEIEDAPRFAWRGLMLDSARHFQSVDEIKKLLDALALHKLNTFHWHLTDDQGWRIEIKKYPKLTEIGGCRIPAGDGGIDPATRKPRPYCGFYTQDQIRDVVRYAAERHITVVPEINVPGHAQAAIAAYPELGVLGTRPAVSNEWGVNTYLINTEESTYRFLEGVLDEVAALFPGPYVHIGGDEAVKDQWEASPRVQQRMRELGLKDEMQMQSLLVARLEKHLAAKGKRLIGWDEILEGSLPADATVMSWRGTQGGIDAVKRGHDVVMSPSSDLYLDYLQTDSADEPPGRPATITLQEVYAYEPVPAALSGDEKKHVLGVQANVWTEHMRTFARMQHAIFPRIAALSETAWSPASRKDYQDFLARLPAQLQRYRALGIDYAQTPFRVDIAADAGKRGSEAQVTLANPLGYGIRYTTDGSEPTATSSEYGAPFALPMPGKVRAAAFYAGKPLASASERDIDAASLLVRSDEQLKMCTDSLMLRLEDDGPADGERAIFNVDIFNPCWQWNGADFDGIAAIEVRAGRIPYFFQLAHDEPNRKFKPAKSAHGELEIRAGCDGELLASVPLPAQPDADGFATLDAKLAGNAGKQDLCIYFTGDTRPTMWALDRVRLVPGAGQP; from the coding sequence GTGAACGTTGTGCGCAAGATTCTTTCCCGATTCCGTCGAGGCGTACTGATCGCCACTGTCGCGGCCGCATGCGCGGGACTCGCCGCGTGCGAGCGGCCGCCGACGAAGACCGAAGCCGCGCAATCGCCTGTGCTGATACCCGCGCCGGCAAAACTGGTCGCTCGCGACGGCGGCTACACGCTGGCATCGGCTAGCGGAATAAAGACGGGCGACGAGGCCTCGGCGCGCGTCGCTCGCTATTTCTCCAGCCTGGTCGAGCGCACGCACAAGCTGGCGTTGAAACCGTCGCCGGGCACCGACGGAGCGGTCGTGTTCGCGATCGACAACTCCGCGCCGGAAGGGGCCGAAGCGTACACGCTGCGCATCACCGGCCAGGGCGTCCGCGTCGCCGCGCGCGACGAGCGCGGCCTGTTCTACGGCGCGGTCACGCTGTGGCAGCTGCTCGGCGCGGACGGCAGGCTGCCCGCGGTCGAGATCGAAGACGCGCCGCGCTTCGCCTGGCGCGGACTGATGCTGGATTCGGCGCGCCACTTCCAGTCCGTGGACGAGATCAAGAAGTTGCTCGACGCATTGGCGTTGCACAAGCTCAACACCTTCCACTGGCACCTGACCGACGACCAGGGCTGGCGGATCGAGATCAAGAAATATCCCAAGCTCACCGAGATCGGCGGCTGCCGCATCCCGGCCGGCGACGGCGGAATCGATCCGGCTACGCGCAAGCCGCGGCCTTATTGCGGCTTTTACACCCAGGACCAGATCCGCGATGTGGTGCGTTACGCCGCCGAACGGCATATCACGGTCGTCCCCGAAATCAACGTGCCCGGCCATGCGCAGGCGGCGATCGCGGCGTACCCCGAGCTGGGCGTGCTCGGCACGCGGCCGGCGGTATCGAACGAATGGGGCGTCAACACGTACCTGATCAATACCGAGGAGAGCACGTACCGGTTCCTGGAAGGCGTGCTCGATGAAGTCGCCGCGCTGTTCCCCGGCCCTTACGTGCATATCGGCGGCGACGAAGCCGTCAAGGACCAATGGGAAGCGTCGCCGCGCGTCCAGCAGCGCATGCGCGAACTCGGCCTGAAGGACGAGATGCAGATGCAGAGCCTATTGGTCGCACGTTTGGAAAAGCACCTGGCGGCCAAGGGCAAGCGCCTGATCGGCTGGGACGAGATTCTCGAAGGCAGCCTGCCGGCCGACGCCACCGTGATGTCCTGGCGCGGCACGCAAGGCGGCATCGATGCGGTCAAACGCGGGCATGACGTGGTCATGTCGCCCTCATCCGACCTTTACCTGGACTACCTTCAGACCGATTCGGCCGACGAACCGCCGGGGCGCCCGGCGACGATCACCCTGCAGGAAGTGTATGCGTACGAGCCGGTGCCGGCCGCGCTTTCCGGCGACGAGAAGAAACACGTGCTCGGCGTGCAGGCCAACGTCTGGACCGAGCACATGCGCACCTTCGCGCGCATGCAGCACGCCATTTTTCCGCGCATCGCGGCGCTTTCGGAAACGGCGTGGTCGCCGGCATCGCGCAAGGACTACCAGGATTTCCTGGCGCGCCTGCCTGCCCAGTTGCAACGTTATCGCGCACTCGGCATCGATTACGCGCAGACGCCGTTCCGGGTGGACATCGCCGCGGATGCGGGCAAGCGCGGGAGCGAGGCGCAGGTGACGCTCGCCAATCCGCTCGGCTACGGCATCCGCTATACCACCGACGGCAGCGAGCCGACGGCGACGTCCAGCGAATACGGCGCGCCGTTCGCGCTGCCGATGCCGGGCAAGGTGCGCGCGGCGGCGTTCTACGCCGGAAAACCTCTAGCCTCCGCCAGCGAACGCGACATCGACGCCGCGTCGCTGCTGGTCCGCAGCGACGAACAGCTGAAAATGTGCACCGATAGCTTGATGCTGCGCCTGGAAGACGATGGCCCGGCCGACGGCGAACGCGCCATCTTCAACGTCGACATCTTCAATCCCTGCTGGCAATGGAACGGCGCCGACTTCGACGGCATCGCCGCGATCGAAGTCCGCGCCGGCCGCATTCCGTACTTCTTCCAGCTGGCCCACGACGAGCCGAATCGCAAGTTCAAACCTGCCAAGAGCGCGCACGGCGAACTCGAAATCCGCGCCGGCTGCGACGGCGAACTGCTCGCGAGCGTGCCGCTGCCGGCGCAGCCCGATGCCGATGGCTTCGCGACGCTGGATGCGAAGCTGGCCGGCAATGCGGGAAAGCAGGATCTCTGCATCTACTTCACCGGCGATACGCGGCCGACGATGTGGGCGCTGGATCGGGTACGTCTTGTGCCGGGTGCTGGACAACCATAA
- a CDS encoding VanZ family protein, whose protein sequence is MIAGRSLKPLGHARLWSALWCLAIAAVVVLSLVPALMLPSLPAGSDKGEHFLGYFALAAAAVQLFARWPALLGAGLGLVLMGIGLEYAQDALTDTRMMDRWDALANTLGVIAGLGTRMTRWRDALLKFDSR, encoded by the coding sequence GTGATCGCGGGACGCTCGCTCAAGCCGCTGGGCCATGCGCGGCTGTGGTCGGCCTTGTGGTGCCTGGCGATCGCGGCCGTGGTGGTGCTTTCGCTAGTGCCGGCGCTGATGCTGCCGTCCCTGCCGGCAGGCAGCGACAAGGGGGAGCATTTCCTCGGCTATTTCGCGCTGGCCGCCGCCGCGGTGCAACTGTTCGCGCGCTGGCCCGCGCTGCTGGGCGCAGGCCTGGGGCTGGTGCTGATGGGCATCGGATTGGAATACGCGCAAGACGCGCTGACCGATACGCGCATGATGGATCGCTGGGACGCGCTGGCGAACACGCTGGGCGTGATCGCCGGATTGGGCACGCGTATGACGCGGTGGCGCGATGCGTTGCTGAAGTTCGACTCGCGTTGA
- a CDS encoding class I SAM-dependent methyltransferase, protein MIPPDTIDAHALAHSERLRDLIRDQIAAGGGAIPFSRFMELALYAPGLGYYSAGATKFGAAGDFVTAPELGALFAECVIEAAAPVIRQLGEDAVFVEIGGGSGAFAEAAVKHLMASDAMPARYAILEPSADLRERQRERLRNKLTPPVFDRIVWLEGPINEHWNGVLFANEVIDALPTPRFAMIGGEVYEEYVALDDQGRFVRTERPADALLAAAVRHVERQLPAPFADGYRSELLPQLPYWLQAIAGGLDAGAMLFVDYGHPRGEYYSPARSDGTLRAFHRHRLADDVYARVGLQDLTASVDFTALAEAGTHAGFDFAGYCSQASFLIGNGLEQRLAAHEARAADEAGRYALRQQAKKLTLPDAMGERFQAMGFARDVELGAAFLVGDLSFRL, encoded by the coding sequence ATGATCCCGCCCGACACTATCGATGCCCACGCGCTCGCCCACAGCGAGCGCCTGCGCGACCTGATCCGCGACCAGATCGCCGCCGGCGGCGGCGCCATTCCTTTCTCGCGTTTCATGGAATTGGCGTTGTACGCGCCGGGACTGGGCTATTACAGCGCGGGGGCGACCAAATTCGGCGCGGCCGGCGATTTCGTCACCGCGCCGGAGCTGGGCGCGCTGTTCGCCGAGTGCGTGATCGAAGCGGCGGCGCCGGTGATCCGGCAGCTGGGCGAGGATGCGGTCTTCGTCGAGATCGGCGGCGGCAGCGGCGCGTTCGCCGAAGCGGCCGTCAAGCATCTGATGGCGAGCGATGCGATGCCGGCGCGCTACGCCATCCTCGAACCCAGCGCCGACTTGCGCGAGCGCCAGCGCGAGCGCCTGCGCAACAAACTGACGCCGCCGGTGTTCGACCGCATCGTCTGGCTCGAGGGGCCGATCAACGAGCACTGGAACGGCGTGCTGTTCGCCAACGAAGTGATCGATGCGCTGCCGACCCCGCGCTTCGCGATGATCGGCGGCGAAGTGTACGAAGAGTACGTCGCGCTGGACGATCAAGGGCGCTTCGTGCGGACCGAGCGGCCGGCCGATGCCTTGCTCGCCGCCGCCGTGCGGCACGTGGAACGCCAGTTGCCCGCGCCTTTCGCCGACGGCTACCGGTCCGAGCTGCTGCCGCAATTGCCGTACTGGCTGCAGGCGATCGCCGGCGGGCTGGATGCCGGCGCGATGCTGTTCGTGGATTACGGCCATCCGCGCGGCGAATACTATTCGCCCGCCCGCAGCGACGGCACCTTGCGCGCCTTCCATCGCCATCGGCTCGCGGACGATGTCTATGCGCGGGTGGGCCTGCAGGATCTCACCGCTTCGGTCGACTTCACCGCCCTGGCCGAGGCCGGCACGCACGCCGGCTTCGATTTCGCCGGCTATTGCTCGCAGGCCAGCTTCCTGATCGGCAACGGCCTGGAACAACGGCTGGCCGCGCACGAGGCACGAGCCGCCGACGAGGCCGGCCGCTACGCGCTACGCCAGCAGGCCAAGAAGCTCACGTTGCCCGATGCGATGGGCGAGCGTTTCCAGGCGATGGGTTTCGCTCGCGACGTCGAGCTCGGCGCAGCCTTCCTGGTCGGCGATCTGAGTTTCCGGCTGTGA
- a CDS encoding pteridine reductase produces the protein MRYLAGMSTQRPVALITGAGRRIGAAIARRLHAAGFDLVLHYRSSAADLQALAEELEAVRSGSTFALQADLAQFDRLPELVAQTVGRYGRLDALVNNASAFRPTPIGAATPADWDELFAANARAPFFLAQAAAPHLKAARGAVVNLVDIYAERPLRGHALYCMAKAALAMATQSLALELAPDVRVNAIAPGAILWPEGGADEAKQRALLARTPLARTGTPEEIAEAVRWLLQDARYTTGQILRVDGGRLLEG, from the coding sequence ATGCGCTATCTTGCCGGCATGAGCACCCAGCGACCCGTAGCCCTGATCACCGGCGCCGGCAGGCGCATCGGCGCGGCGATCGCGCGGCGCCTGCATGCGGCGGGCTTCGACCTGGTCCTGCATTACCGGAGCTCTGCGGCGGATCTGCAGGCGCTCGCCGAGGAACTGGAAGCCGTGCGCAGCGGCAGCACATTCGCGCTGCAAGCCGACCTGGCGCAGTTCGATCGCCTGCCCGAGCTCGTCGCCCAAACCGTCGGCCGCTACGGCCGCCTCGATGCGCTGGTCAACAACGCATCCGCCTTCCGTCCCACGCCGATCGGCGCGGCGACGCCCGCCGATTGGGACGAGTTGTTCGCCGCCAATGCTCGCGCGCCGTTCTTCCTGGCGCAGGCGGCGGCGCCGCATTTGAAAGCCGCGCGCGGCGCCGTCGTCAATCTCGTCGACATCTACGCCGAGCGGCCGCTGCGCGGCCATGCGCTGTACTGCATGGCCAAGGCCGCGCTGGCGATGGCGACCCAATCGCTCGCGCTGGAACTGGCGCCGGACGTGCGGGTGAACGCCATCGCGCCCGGCGCGATCCTGTGGCCGGAAGGCGGCGCCGACGAAGCGAAGCAGCGGGCGCTGCTGGCGCGCACGCCGCTGGCGCGCACCGGCACGCCCGAAGAAATCGCCGAGGCCGTGCGTTGGCTGTTGCAGGATGCGCGCTACACCACCGGGCAAATTTTGCGCGTGGATGGCGGACGCCTGCTGGAAGGTTGA